tccatcttcggtaagggaatcaggaagtgaagctgtgtggcttcacttcccggttccctactgcgcatgcgcgagtcgtgccgcgcaatacgaatgctccctgctgcctctgggacccgtgtgtttcccagcaggtagcggggagggagcaggaagtggcgtaaataaccgcagattctgcggctatctatgccggaagtgggtacagatacctgtaatatacaggtatctgtacccccctcccccctgaaaggtgccaactgtgtcaccggaggggggggggaatctgatgagtggaagttccacttttgggtggaactccactttaacctgttGTACCACTAACTTACTTGAATGGAAAACTATTTGTTGGTATTTTATCAATCCAGAGTTTAGACCATTTTTGGTATTTTACTAAGCatttttgtatctaatgttttaaATTAGTATAACAGAATTTGCCCAGTCAAAGCTTTTTCTTTGGATAGAACCTCTGTTACATTTTGTGCTTTTTGTAGCCCATTCAAGTCATTTGGCACTTGTTACACCAGAAATGTAGCACAAACGTTTAACCCAAAGCTTGCTCATAGTATTATTTGGCATACTACTTTGGTATTCTAGGTGTTTTGGttgaaaaaaaactgaagtactgaGAGGAAGCTCTGTTCTCTGAACACATTTCAAggctttatacagtgccttgaaaaggtattcataccccttgaaattttccacattttgtcatgttgcaaccaaaaacataaatatatatcattaatattttatgtgatagatcaacacaaagtggcacataattgtgaagtggaaggaaaatgataaatggttttcaatttcttttacaaataaatatctgaaaagtatggtatgcatttgtattcagccccctttactttgatgcccctaactaaaatctagtagaaccaattgccttcagaagtcacctgactagtaactagagtccacctgtgtgtaatgtaatctctgtataaatacagctgttctgtaaagccctcagaggtttgttagagaaccaacagctttatgaaggccaaggaacacactagacaggtcatggatgaagttgtggagaagtttaaagcagggttaggttatacaaaatatCCCGAACTTTGAACATCTcgaggagcactgttcaatccatcatgcaaaaatggaaagagtatggcacaaatgcacaCCTTCAAAGACATggatgtccacctaaactgaaaggccaggcaaggagagcattaagcaGAGAAACAgataagaggcccatggtaactctggaggagctgcagagatccacagctcatgtgggagaatctgtccacagaacaactattagactagcctttatggaagagggtcaagaagaaagccattgttgaaaggaagccataagaagtcccatttgcagtttgcaaaaaaacatgtgggggatacagcaaatgtggaagaaggttctctggtcagatgagactaaattaaacgttttggcctaaaagcaaaatgctatgtggcggaaaactaatactgcacatcaacctgaattCACCacccccatcgtgaaacatggtggtgacagcattgtgttatggggatgctttccttcagcagggacagggaagctggtcagagttgatgggaagatggatggagccaaatacagggaaatcttatgccgcgtacacacgagcggactttacggcagactttatcCTGCGGACTTTTccacggactttacgacggactttacgaatgaatggacttgcctacacacgatcaaccaaagtccgatggattcgtacgtgatgacgtatgaccggactaaaacaagaaagttcatagccagtagccaatagctgccctagcgtcgttttttgtccattggactagcatacagacgagcggacttttcgaccggactcgagtccatcgaaaagatttgaaacatgttttatttctaggtccattgaacttttgtggaaaaaaagtctgctggagcccacacacgatcgaattgtccgacggactccggtgcgccgaaccaagtatgccgtaaagtcctaTTACAATAGGTGTATCTGATAACCCATAACGTGATTATATACCAAGTGTGAAAGTGAATATTTTGAAATGATACAAAATCAGTCCATAAAAGAACAGTCTGTATAAGTGAACGTCACATATTCCAATAGATTCCAATGGTGGGAGAATCCACAGTGATGGGTGATGAAAGTTCACACCAAAGTGGCTAGTGAAATGTGAAAGTCTCCTCCACCATTGAAAAAATACTGCCACTTACCAGAACgtgttggtcccttattacaggggaccacacaaaacgaatggctgcaaccccagcccgggatccctCTGGCAAGCCCTGGTCTccaaagtgtcagcaaaggtggtcagCAGACAGGATCGGCAGGAACCAGTATTATGCCTCCAGTCTGATTGAATGGACTCATCACTGTCTGTACATTGTGCTTGAAAACAGGCTCATTAGTCTGACCTCTTTGTGTCTCCTCCTCCCAGTAATCAGATTCCACTTTCTTAATCTGGCGGCTCATCCCGCTCTTTGTAGCTGTGATACAAGTGTGTTCTGACAGTCACACTCTGCGGTATTATAGAACTGCAGTCTCCTCTCCGGGATCCGGACTCCCTGTGTACTCACAGTTCAGTTGGATATGTTGATGATTGGGAGATAACAAATTATAACAGTGACACCCGTCAGTATCTTCCCAAGACTGAGTGGATGAAGAAAGTGGAATCTGATTACTGGGAGGGGGAGACACAAAGAGGTCGGACTAATGAGCCTGTTTTCAAGCACAATGTACAGACAGTGATGAGTCCATTCAATCAGACTGGAGGCATAATACTGGTTCCTGCCGATCCTGTCTGctgaccacctttgctgacactttggAGACCAGGGCTTGCCAGAGGGATCCCGGACTGGGGTTGCAGCCATTCGTTTTGTGTGGTCCCCTGTTATAAGGGACCAACACGTTCTGGTAAGTGGCAGTATTTTTTCAATGGTGGAGGAGACTTTCACATTTCACTAGCCACTTTGGTGTGAACTTTCACCACCCATCACTGTGGATTCACCCTCCATTGGAATCTATTAGAATATGTGACGTTCACTTATATAGACTGTTCTTTTATGGTATATAATCACGTTATGGGTTATCAGATACACCTATTGTAATTTGTAGATATCAATATGTATCAGTAATTATTGTTTTGTTATTCACGCAACATTTGTTTGGTCTTAATTTTTGCAAATCTCATTGCTTAGcgtgactttttattttatttatacataggtttggtgtagtataacacttttagtcgcagcttttttatgtttttttacctATAGCGCAGTAtttcttatatattattattattattattattattattattattattatacaggatttatatagcgccaagagtttacgcagcgctttacaatataaaaagggagacaatacagttataatacaataaaatataagaggactgagggggccctgctcagaagagcttacaatctaatagggtggggcaggtggcacaaaaggttgtaactgtggggcatgagctgatggaagtggtaaaatattagttagagacgtgataggctttcctgaagagatgagttttcagggatcgcctgaaggtagcaaggtttatagctgcaaagggtgggccaactcaacatcgaaccccacggactaagactgggaagccattgaagttaatgtgcatgtaaaggcaggcgtcccaatacttatggtaatatagtgtatctttactATTACTCCCAGGAGACTGAGAATTGGTTTGTTTCTTTTGGGGCCATCCGGAAGAGAATGCTGGTATTTTTTATGGATTTGACAAGTAAATCAGTCagctcagggatctccaaactacggccctccagctgttgcggaacgacacgtcccatgaggcattgtaaaactctaatattcacagacatgaataggcatgatgggaattgtagttcctgaacaactggagggccgtagtttggagaccctaaTCAGCTCCtccttatgtaatggagatgaggagggggagGCTTTATGTAGTCCAGCAAAGgataactgggcagggctgacaaaaaaaaaaaaaaaaaaacaaaacatgaaaaacaatTCAATATTAACCACTAACACGACCTAGAAGATCAGTTATGAACAAAACGTAGCGGCTCGGCATTGCGCCCAGAATCGTGCAGGAATGGAGACAGATACGGGTACAGCTTCTCCGTGAAGGTGGAATTGAAGGTGTAAATGACGGTCATATCATCGGCATTGTAGAAAGATATCTGGCCTCCTTCATAATCCACGTACACTCCGATTCTCCTGGGTTTGGATTGGAGAATCAGGGTCTTGGATGGGGACTCCAGGGCCTTGTAGGCATTGCCGTTTCTCAGCCAGATGGCCCAGTAGCCGTTCTTGGGATTCAGCTTGATCTTACCCTTGCGGTCGCTGGATTCACTGGCCATACCAACATCCCAAGCGGTTTTGTTTCCCACATCCACCTCCCAGTAATGGCGGCCTGAATCAAAGCCCTGAGAGCCGAGCACAAGAATACACTGGCTGAAACGCTTCGGAGTGTCAGGCAAGGGGAGCTTGGTGTCCCCATATTTAACACTGGTCAGCCCATCAGATAGGATCAGATTGGGGTGGGCTGTGCTGGGATCCAGCTGCACTGGAGTCAGATATGGCACGACAACAGACTTCATCTGCTTCCACGCAGAGTAATGAATTGGTCCCTTGAATGTCCCCTGGCACAGGTCTTTCTCAATGAGAGTGTTTGCAGAGGACATGACATCTTTTTGTTGCTGCTGACATGTCTCAATGAACGTCTTGATGTCAGTCAGGAAAGAAATGGAGTCCGTATCATCCAGCCTCTCCTTGGCCACAGTGATATGCTCCTTGATGTTGTCTCCACTCTCCTGCATCTTGCCCACGTTGGTCTCCATTTCCTTCAGTAGACTCTCACCCTCCCGCTGAAGCTGCTCTAACACTTTCTCTTTTCGCTCCTTCAGGAACTTGTGCAGCTTCTCAAACTCCGAAACAATGTGCTCCCGGTACTCCTTCATGTTGGAACTGTGCTTCTCAATCTTCTCCTTCTGCTGGTCGGTCAGCTGTTCAGTCACCTTCAAGGCTTCCTCTAGAGGAGACACTATAGAAGACATCTCTTTTCTGTAGACGCCCACTGCGTCCAGGATGGGAAGGAAGTTATGACTTGCATGTTTCAGGGAGTCACGGCAGATGACACAGCTCAGGGTTCCATCATCCTTACAATACAGCTTCAGCCTCTCGTCATGCTCGGGGCATTTCTCGAGGGGACTGGCCTTTTCTTTCTCTGTAGGTTTGGAAGGAGTCACGGTGGCAGCAGCACCG
This window of the Aquarana catesbeiana isolate 2022-GZ linkage group LG01, ASM4218655v1, whole genome shotgun sequence genome carries:
- the LOC141115667 gene encoding nuclear factor 7, brain-like, whose translation is MAAVSQPEKEKLGGEEMERNPEEDGEENMEEDGEEDMEEEEDFTVQIGATYSCKRNDGAYHDAEVVKTRMNKQAGREEYFVHYAGLNRRQNEWVDKTRLVLPKPVEEEEEEEEEEEEEEEEEEEEVGNGPDQKALDNGKTAQKAKTEEGEPEPKKAKVEVHEAPQGGSGVASGDFAEELTCLLCNELFKDPVMVECGHNFCRNCIDKSWEGRDSFTCPDCKEVITDKRYTTNRALANLVKKTAGAAATVTPSKPTEKEKASPLEKCPEHDERLKLYCKDDGTLSCVICRDSLKHASHNFLPILDAVGVYRKEMSSIVSPLEEALKVTEQLTDQQKEKIEKHSSNMKEYREHIVSEFEKLHKFLKERKEKVLEQLQREGESLLKEMETNVGKMQESGDNIKEHITVAKERLDDTDSISFLTDIKTFIETCQQQQKDVMSSANTLIEKDLCQGTFKGPIHYSAWKQMKSVVVPYLTPVQLDPSTAHPNLILSDGLTSVKYGDTKLPLPDTPKRFSQCILVLGSQGFDSGRHYWEVDVGNKTAWDVGMASESSDRKGKIKLNPKNGYWAIWLRNGNAYKALESPSKTLILQSKPRRIGVYVDYEGGQISFYNADDMTVIYTFNSTFTEKLYPYLSPFLHDSGRNAEPLRFVHN